The segment CAGCGGGATTTCCTGCCGGGATGTAATCAGTGTAGCCATCAAATCCTTCGGGATTAATTCATAGTGATAAGTAAGCGCCGCAACGTAGACAGGCGTGATTAAAATAGAGAATGAAACGGCGAAAACCCGCAAAAGGCGTAAAAATGAGGAAATGTACCAATTCAAAAAGTAATCCTCAAATGCATTAAAAAACTCAACCAATGTGGTCGGGCCGATGAGAGCCAAAGGAGATCCGTCAACAATGATGACAAGCTTGCCCTCTGCAAGAACAGCAGCCGTCCGGTCCGGCCGTTCCGTATCCAATAGTTGAGGGAAGACAGAATACGTATTATCGGCAATTATCTGTTCCAAGTAGGAACTGTCGTTGATTTGATCGAAATCGACGTCCTGAATCCGCTGCCTTGCAGTATTCACATTTTCTTCATTCGTCAATCCATCGACGTAGATCAAGGCAACTTGTGTCTTTGACAGGGTTCCGACAACAAAACGCTCGATAACCAGCTCCTTAATGGACAACCTCTTCCGTATAAGATTGATATTTTGGTCGATGGACTCAACAAAAGCCTCTTTTGGTCCGATGACGCTGAATTCCACTTCTGGCTGCGTGATGCTTCTGACTACTTCTTTTTGAGCTGCGACAAATGCATATCGGTTATTATCCGATTGATGTTTAACCAATACATATCCGTTGAAGAGCTTTTTTTCGATTATGGATGGATCATCGCTGATTTCAATATCAGCAACCGGAACTAAGCTTTTGATTTGATCAATGCTCTCGAAGTGATTCTCCAAGAGATAAGGAAGGACATCTTTTTGCAGGATATTCTCATCTACTAATGCTGAAATAAAATGAAAATAAAAATTCGTTTTGGAAAAACGGTTCTCATAGCATGTTTTTTTGTAATCTTCGGATTTAGAAACTTCCTGCTGAAAGTCTTTTTTGATTTGCTCCGGGCTCTTTTCCGTGCCCTTATCCCCGCTGTTATTTTTTTTGGAAAAAGGCCACATCCGCTTCACCCTCCATTGCCAATTAAAGTTCATATGAGGTTAGTGTTACCGCAAGATGTAAATTTATGAAATTTAAACAATAAAAAAAGAACCCCGAAGGATTCTTAGTGTCATTATTTATTTAGGAAGATCTTTTCGATATCATCGAGCATCAAGTTGGCTGCCATTACGCCGCCAGCGGTATTCCAGATGACATCGTCCACTTTGTAGACTTTGTTATTTTTAGCAGCGTTCAAGTTTTTGAAGAGTGGATCTTCCAGCCATTCTTTTTCGACTTGGTTTGCTTTGCCATCACCCGTATCATAAGTGAAATAGAAGAGGACATCTCCGTCCATGGCAGGGATCCTTTCTTTTGTTACACCTTTTTCGGCAAAGTCAGGTTTGTTTTGGTCGCCAGGGCGCTGGAATCCGATTTGGTCGAGAATGACACCGGAGAAGGAGTCTTTATGATAGATCCTTACATCTCCGGCAAGGAAGCGCACCATGGAAACCTTTGTATTGACCTTGTCGCCTAATTCCGTTTTGATTTCGTCAATTCGATTATTGTAGGCATCTAATACTTCTTTGCCTTTTTCTTCTTTATTCAGAGCTTTCGCATAAAGTTTGAAGTTTTCCTGCCAATCACCGCGAAGAGTTTCTGCAAAGACCGTCGGTGCAATTTTGCTTAATTGGCCGTAGAATTTTTCCTGGCGCATTTTATTGCCGATAATCAAATCAGGTTTAAGCTTTGCGATTGCTTCAATATTAATGTCGCTTTCTGTGCCAACCACTTTTGTATCCTTCATTTTGTCAGCGATATGATCGTACCAAGGATTTCCTGTCCAGGATTGCACTGCTCCGACTGGGGTTACGCCCATGGAGAGGAGTGCTTCTGTTCCTTCATTTGTTAGAATGACCACTCTTTTTGGCGTTCCTTTGATTTCAGTTGAACCCATGGCATGTTCAATGGTATAGCTTTTTTCTTTTTCTGTATTTGTTGAACTTCCTCCAGCTGCATTGTCATCTGTCTTCCCGCAGGCAGCAAGCAAGAGCAGAGTAAGGATAGTGAACAGGGCCACTAATTTTTTCATATGTATTTCCCCCTAAATATTAATGATAATCATTATCAATAAGTTTATAGCTTAATCCTAAGTTAAATGAGAATGATTGTCAACGGTTAATTGATAATGATTTTCAAAATCATTGACGGTGTGTGATTTTTCTCCTAGACTATAAATAGAGATAAGAATAGAAAGGTATATAAGGATAATGGGGATTCGAAAGAGTTTGATTTTAATACTATTTGCCTTAATAATGCTTATATTTATCGGGTTGAGCATTGTTTTAGGCTATACACATACTTCTTTGAAGACAGCCATTGACGCATTTACTGTCTTCGATGGATCAAATGAACATATCATCATTAAAACAGTCCGTCTGCCGCGTGCGCTGATTGCTGCTGCGGTAGGGGCATCACTTGCTATGTCAGGTGTAATCATGCAAACGCTGACAAAGAATCCGCTTGCTTCTCCAAGCATCCTTGGAATCAATGCGGGTGCCGGTTTTGCGGTCGTGATTGCTGTGAGCTTCTTTCAGTTTTCCAATCTTCAAGCTTTTGCGTGGATTTCCTTTTTAGGAGCCGCTGCAGCCGCATCCGGTGTTTACATCATTGGATCGGCAGGAAGGGAAGGGCTCACCCCGATGAAGCTTACTTTGGCTGGAGCCGCTCTTGCCGCCATGTTTTCGTCTTTCACCCAAGGCGTGCTCGTCCTCAATGAATCTGCTTTAGAGCAGGTGCTGTTCTGGCTTGCTGGTTCTGTTCAAGGGAGGAGCATGAGCATCCTTGGATCTGTTTTTCCGTATTTGCTTGCAGGATGGATCGGCGCACTGCTGATCAGTGGAAAATTAAATGTCATTGCCATGGGGGATGACGTAGCGAAAGGACTCGGCCTAAGGATTGGACTCGTTAAGGTTGCGGCTGCTTTGCTGACGGTCTTCCTTGCAGGTGGTGCTGTTGCGATAGCCGGCCCAATCGGATTCATCGGGATTGTAATACCGCATATCACAAAGAAAATTATCGGGATCGATCACCGCTGGGTATTGCCGCTTTCAGGCCTCCTTGGGGCCATCCTGCTTCTGGCCGCTGATATCGGTGCACGTTATATCATCATGCCGCAGGAAGTCCCTGTCGGTGTCATGACTGCGCTGATCGGCGTACCATTCTTTATTTACATTGCCAGAAGGGGGTTCGGTGCCCGATGAATAAATACAAGAATCTGCGTTTAGGGAAGGGCGCCATTTCCTATCTAATTGAAGTAAAGTCGCTGACGAAAATAGGAATCCTGGCGATCATTGCAGTTCTATTATTTACAGTCAGCACGTGTCTTGGCGACATGAATATCAGTCCATGGACAGTTCTGAAAGTGTTTTTTGGAGGCGGAGAATATTTGGATCGCCTCATAGTCATCGATTTCAGGCTTCCAAGAATCATTGTTTCCTTAATCGTTGGGATGGCGCTGGCCGCGGCCGGAGCCATTTTGCAGGGGATGATCCGGAATCCGCTTGCATCCCCCGATGTCATTGGAATTTCCGGCGGCGCGAGTGCAGCCGTTGTGGCATTCCTGGCCATCTTCAGTGACGCAAACAATGCTTTGACGGTGAGCGTGGAGTGGCTGCCTGTTGCTGCATTTCTTGGTTCTTCTTTTGTTGCATTTTTAGTATATGTATTGGCATGGAGGAATGGGATATCCCCGATCCGGCTTGTACTTATCGGCATAGGGATTTCCACTTTGATGCAGGCATTCACTACACTTCTAATGATTTTAGGCCCAATCTATCAAGCAAGCCAAGCGAATATATGGATAACAGGTACAGTGAACGGATCTACATGGAAAAATGTATGGATAGTTCTCCCATGGACCGTCGTGCTCCTGATTTTTGCTTTTGTGGCTGCAAGGAATATTTCTATACAGGAACTTGGGGAAGATATTGCGGTGGGAGCGGGAAGCGCCATTCAGAAAAACCGGCTGCTCCTCCTCATGCTCACTACCGGCCTTGTCGGAGGAGCTGTGGCATTTGCAGGCGGCATTGGGTTTGTAGGATTGATGGCTCCTCATATGGCCAGAAGACTGGTAGGTTCCTCTTTCGGGTTATTGCTTGCTGCCTCTGCCTTTATTGGAGGCATTCTGGTGATGGCTGCCGACTTGATCGGGCGGACGCTGTTTATCCCATTGGAAGTTCCGGCAGGGGTATTTACTGCTGCGATAGGGGCGCCATATTTCATTTACCTGCTGTTCCGTATGAAAAACGCTTGAAGACAATCAATTTTTTATATACCTCTGAAAGGGAGTTTTTATAGATGGAAAACATGATAAGGACTGACTCTTTGACGCTTGGCTATGGGAGTTCCGTTATCATTGATGAACTTGATTTGACAATCCCTAAGGGGGAAATCACGGTTTTCATAGGAGGCAATGGCTGTGGGAAATCCACGCTGCTTCGATCGATCGCCAGGCTTTTGAAACCCCATTCCGGTTCGATTTTGCTGGATGGAACCTCAATAGCGAAACTGCCGACGAAAGAAGTCGCGAAGAAAATGGCTATTCTGCCTCAATCCCCTACGGCTCCGGAAGGACTTACGGTGCTGCAGCTTGTCAAACAGGGACGCTATCCTTACCAAACCTGGCTGAGGCAATGGTCCGAAGAAGATGAAGAAAAAGTGAATGCGGCGTTAAAGGCAACAGGCATGGAGGAATTGAAGGATCGCCAAGTCGATGAGCTTTCAGGCGGACAGCGCCAGCGTGCCTGGATTGCCATGACACTTGCCCAGGACACTGACATCATTCTCTTGGATGAGCCTACTACTTATCTGGATATGACGCATCAGATTGAAATCCTTGATCTCCTTTTTGAGCTAAATGAAAAAGAACAGCGCACAATCATCATGGTCCTGCATGACTTGAACCTTGCGTGCCGCTATGCCCATCATATTGTGGCCATAAAAAATCAAAAGGTCTATGCGGAAGGCAAACCGGAAAGGGTCATCAATTGCAGCCTGGTCAGAGATGTTTTTGAAATGGAATGCGAAGTCACCATGGATCCGCTTTTCGGCACGCCTTTGTGCATTCCCTATGGAAGAGGACGCTGCATTTTGAAAAAGGCTGAAACGGCAAATGTATGAGGGGTGGACGAAAGAGGAAGTCGAAGAGCTGAAAAAGTTCCGCTTGATTGATCGAATTCCGGCATCTGCTGCATTTCACCTATCTGATTTTCACACCAGTAGGCATGTAAGGGAGCGGATCGCGACGACCGGTGGTTCAGGGCGAATCCTAGAGCGGCAGGCAGCAGCGTCCATTTTAGTGAAACGTCTATCTTTTTTGGCGGTCATTTATTTTCATAGCATGACGGCATTCAATAGAAGGCCGATCCTGGATGCGGAGAAGATATATGTAGCCGAACATGAAAAAGAAGGTCTGCGGCTCCTCGACTTCTATTTTGACCAGCCGTCCATGATGCCTTATGATGAAACAATCGACCGTTCGATTTGGCTGAAGGAAGGGTGGGAGTATTTATTCCATGAATGGCTGATGCCGGTATTTGACGTCTTGAAAGAGGAAGTCCGGATATCAGAATATATTTTATGGGAGAATACAGCCGTATATCTTTATTGGCTTTATGAAACAGTCCTGGAGGACCGGCCGCAGGCATTGCAGGATTTCGAGGAATTGATCCATCCTGGAGCTTTTCAGCCGAATGGAATGAAAGGGATCAATCCTTTTAATAAATTCTACTTTCCGAAATCTTTGAACGGGGATGGGAAGGAAGTACGGATGAGAAAGACATGTTGTCTTTCGTATCTTTCTGATGAAAAAGGGACCCGCTGCCAAACATGTCCCTTGTTTTGCCATAATCGAAATCTGGAAAGGGGAGAGAGCCTTGGATAAGGAATTTAATGAACAATTTGAAGCTTTGATTGAGAAGTACACGGAATTATTGACGGGGAAATCTGACCGCCAATTGAACGAAAAGATTGAGAAGTGGGCTTTATATACTTATATCTCCAAGACTATGCCATCATTGGTCAAGCATTGGAATGGATTATACCCGGATGCGAAGGATGCCATGAAGGAAATCATCATGGAGATCAAGCAGCTGAACGAAGAGCATCGCAGCTAGGATAAATGAAAAAACTCGCCAGGGAATGGCGAGTTTTTTTATTATGAGCTCGAAGCTGCAGCTGATTTGCTCCGAACTTTTGTGTGTAACCGACGAACTTTAGCTATTTACCCCTCAACTTTTAGGCACAACCGCTCAACTTTTGAGTATAACCGCTCAACTATCCTTATTTGGGGAATCCTCTCACCTTTTCGACAAAAGTCGGGGCGTGCCAGTGCTCTGCAGCTAGCTTCCTGCAGCTTCGAGCAATAGGTCGGCTATATGGACTGCTTTGATTTTTTGGCTCAATCCTTCTCTTTCGATGCCCAGCTTCATTTGGAGGAGGCATCCCGGATTGGCTGTCACGATGACAGCTGCTGCGGTATCATGGACTTTTTCCATTTTGTGATCCAGGATCTGCATGGACATTTCGGATTCTACTATGTTATAAATCCCGGCAGAACCGCAGCAGCGATCTGCACCTTCCATTTCCTTAAACACAATCCCCTCAATCGCTTGGAGGAGCATGCGCGGTGCAGAAGCGGTCCCCATTACATTTCTTAAATGACAGGAATCCTGATAGGTGACCACTTGCGATGGAAGTTTTAACGATCTGTTCTCAGTAAATTTTAAATCGGCCAATATTTGAGAGATGTCCTTCAATTTTGACTTGAATGAGACAGCCCGCGAATGCCAATCAGGTTCCTCTATCAATAAATGATCGTAGTCAATCAGAAAGGCGCCGCATCCGCCAGCGTTGGTAATGATATAATCGGCTCCTGTCTGTTCAAATGCTTCTATATTCTTTTTCGCCATTTGTTTTGCACGGTCTTTTTCGCCGCTGTGTCCGTGAAGGGCTCCGCAGCAGGCTTGATTGTCGGGAATGACCAATTCGCAGCCAGCCATCTGCAGGAGTTTCAGGGTGGCGTTATTTGTTTCAAGGAACATCGTATCCATCAGACAGCCCGTGAAAAATGCCGCTTTTGCTTTCGGAGTTCCTTCTGCATTCAGGTGCTTAGGCCTGTTCTTCATTTCTTTCATAGAAGGGACGCGCGGCAGCACTTTTTCCATGGAAGCTAAATGGTCAGGGAACAATTTCATGAATCCGATTTTTCTTACCGTATGTTGAAGGCCGGACCGTTGATAGAGCCCCAGAAGGTTCACCGCATGCCTCATGCGCTCCTGATGAGGGAACAGTCCTTCAAATACCATTTTTCGTGTCCATTTCACCGGCATGGAGTGCTTCTTATTTTGGTTAATGATATCTCTCGCTTGTTCGAGCAAGTGCCCGTATTTTACTCCGGATGGA is part of the Falsibacillus pallidus genome and harbors:
- a CDS encoding spore germination protein encodes the protein MWPFSKKNNSGDKGTEKSPEQIKKDFQQEVSKSEDYKKTCYENRFSKTNFYFHFISALVDENILQKDVLPYLLENHFESIDQIKSLVPVADIEISDDPSIIEKKLFNGYVLVKHQSDNNRYAFVAAQKEVVRSITQPEVEFSVIGPKEAFVESIDQNINLIRKRLSIKELVIERFVVGTLSKTQVALIYVDGLTNEENVNTARQRIQDVDFDQINDSSYLEQIIADNTYSVFPQLLDTERPDRTAAVLAEGKLVIIVDGSPLALIGPTTLVEFFNAFEDYFLNWYISSFLRLLRVFAVSFSILITPVYVAALTYHYELIPKDLMATLITSRQEIPLPPILEAFFLELTIELLREAGARLPTKVGQTIGIVGGIVIGTASVEAGLTSNVLLIIVALAALASFTTPVYKMGNTIRVLRFPFLIFAQLWGLLGIVFCFSLLMAHLLQLSSLGRPFLEPLFPPRIRDFKDALIRLPFTAQSTRPEYLRTQKPERFNKKQATKKVDIDE
- a CDS encoding ABC transporter substrate-binding protein, which codes for MKKLVALFTILTLLLLAACGKTDDNAAGGSSTNTEKEKSYTIEHAMGSTEIKGTPKRVVILTNEGTEALLSMGVTPVGAVQSWTGNPWYDHIADKMKDTKVVGTESDINIEAIAKLKPDLIIGNKMRQEKFYGQLSKIAPTVFAETLRGDWQENFKLYAKALNKEEKGKEVLDAYNNRIDEIKTELGDKVNTKVSMVRFLAGDVRIYHKDSFSGVILDQIGFQRPGDQNKPDFAEKGVTKERIPAMDGDVLFYFTYDTGDGKANQVEKEWLEDPLFKNLNAAKNNKVYKVDDVIWNTAGGVMAANLMLDDIEKIFLNK
- a CDS encoding FecCD family ABC transporter permease, with translation MGIRKSLILILFALIMLIFIGLSIVLGYTHTSLKTAIDAFTVFDGSNEHIIIKTVRLPRALIAAAVGASLAMSGVIMQTLTKNPLASPSILGINAGAGFAVVIAVSFFQFSNLQAFAWISFLGAAAAASGVYIIGSAGREGLTPMKLTLAGAALAAMFSSFTQGVLVLNESALEQVLFWLAGSVQGRSMSILGSVFPYLLAGWIGALLISGKLNVIAMGDDVAKGLGLRIGLVKVAAALLTVFLAGGAVAIAGPIGFIGIVIPHITKKIIGIDHRWVLPLSGLLGAILLLAADIGARYIIMPQEVPVGVMTALIGVPFFIYIARRGFGAR
- a CDS encoding FecCD family ABC transporter permease; the protein is MNKYKNLRLGKGAISYLIEVKSLTKIGILAIIAVLLFTVSTCLGDMNISPWTVLKVFFGGGEYLDRLIVIDFRLPRIIVSLIVGMALAAAGAILQGMIRNPLASPDVIGISGGASAAVVAFLAIFSDANNALTVSVEWLPVAAFLGSSFVAFLVYVLAWRNGISPIRLVLIGIGISTLMQAFTTLLMILGPIYQASQANIWITGTVNGSTWKNVWIVLPWTVVLLIFAFVAARNISIQELGEDIAVGAGSAIQKNRLLLLMLTTGLVGGAVAFAGGIGFVGLMAPHMARRLVGSSFGLLLAASAFIGGILVMAADLIGRTLFIPLEVPAGVFTAAIGAPYFIYLLFRMKNA
- a CDS encoding ABC transporter ATP-binding protein, coding for MENMIRTDSLTLGYGSSVIIDELDLTIPKGEITVFIGGNGCGKSTLLRSIARLLKPHSGSILLDGTSIAKLPTKEVAKKMAILPQSPTAPEGLTVLQLVKQGRYPYQTWLRQWSEEDEEKVNAALKATGMEELKDRQVDELSGGQRQRAWIAMTLAQDTDIILLDEPTTYLDMTHQIEILDLLFELNEKEQRTIIMVLHDLNLACRYAHHIVAIKNQKVYAEGKPERVINCSLVRDVFEMECEVTMDPLFGTPLCIPYGRGRCILKKAETANV
- a CDS encoding IucA/IucC family C-terminal-domain containing protein — its product is MYEGWTKEEVEELKKFRLIDRIPASAAFHLSDFHTSRHVRERIATTGGSGRILERQAAASILVKRLSFLAVIYFHSMTAFNRRPILDAEKIYVAEHEKEGLRLLDFYFDQPSMMPYDETIDRSIWLKEGWEYLFHEWLMPVFDVLKEEVRISEYILWENTAVYLYWLYETVLEDRPQALQDFEELIHPGAFQPNGMKGINPFNKFYFPKSLNGDGKEVRMRKTCCLSYLSDEKGTRCQTCPLFCHNRNLERGESLG
- a CDS encoding DUF2573 family protein codes for the protein MDKEFNEQFEALIEKYTELLTGKSDRQLNEKIEKWALYTYISKTMPSLVKHWNGLYPDAKDAMKEIIMEIKQLNEEHRS
- a CDS encoding (Fe-S)-binding protein — encoded protein: MTTVKEQEIIQQKFKEKMDEDELLNCMRCGFCLPSCPTYIESGFQESHSPRGRIALMKAVVDGLIEPDEDVERSLNLCLGCRACEPVCPSGVKYGHLLEQARDIINQNKKHSMPVKWTRKMVFEGLFPHQERMRHAVNLLGLYQRSGLQHTVRKIGFMKLFPDHLASMEKVLPRVPSMKEMKNRPKHLNAEGTPKAKAAFFTGCLMDTMFLETNNATLKLLQMAGCELVIPDNQACCGALHGHSGEKDRAKQMAKKNIEAFEQTGADYIITNAGGCGAFLIDYDHLLIEEPDWHSRAVSFKSKLKDISQILADLKFTENRSLKLPSQVVTYQDSCHLRNVMGTASAPRMLLQAIEGIVFKEMEGADRCCGSAGIYNIVESEMSMQILDHKMEKVHDTAAAVIVTANPGCLLQMKLGIEREGLSQKIKAVHIADLLLEAAGS